From the Saccharomonospora marina XMU15 genome, the window CATATGGCAGGGGTGCACGCTGCTGACCGCGTTCGTGCTGTACGCAAGGCAGCGTTGGCCGCACGCGTTCGCCGCGGGCAGGCACCTGGGCAGGCCGGGCGTGCTGGGTGGCAGCGGCGCGGCACTGGCGGTTCTCACCGCGGTCGCGCTGCTCGTACGGGCATACACCGGCACCGGCTCGCCCGCGACTCGGTTCGTGGAGGGGCTGGTCGGCGTGCTGGCACTGGTTGCCGCCGCGGCGGTCGTGGCACGGGTGAGAGCACCACGCCGCGCGTGGTGGCCGGTGGTGGCCGGGTGGACGGGCTCGGCCGCCATGTTCTCCGGCGGTTTCTGGGCGACGTTCACGCTCGCCGGATTCACGGCCTCACCCGGTGTTGGGGAGGTGCTGGTGCGGTCTGGTCAGACACTCGGCGGCGTGCTGCTGGCTGCCGCGCTGCTGGGAACGGCACGGGCGGCAAGCGGCGCTGCCGCTTCCGAGCGGGCGCGCCACGCCGTGCCGCAGCGGTAGCGTGCGGCCCGCCCTGCCGTCGCGTCAGGGTTGGTCGAGCCCGGCGGTCGAGCGGCGCCGCGCGCGCTGGACGGTGCGCGTCGCTCGAACCACGAAGACCACGGCGACGATCACGACGAGCGTCAGCTGAAGCCACATGCCGCCTCCTTTCCCGGGGGCGATGGTGCGGCCTAGCGCCTGCGAGGTGGGGGAGGCGACTCGCCGACGCGGCCCATCTCGCCCTCCCGGGCGACGCGGCGAGGAGCGGCGGTGCCACTTCTGGGCGGCGGCTGTGCAGGTCGCCGCGCAGCCGGCTGCGCCGAGGCCTGCTGGCCGGGCTGCGCCGAGGGGGGTTGCGCTTTCGGCAGGGAACGCGGCGGCGGTGCGGGTGGGCGGCGTTGCTCGCGCTGCGGGTCGCCCTGTTGCTGACCGGGCTGCCTACGCACCGGTCTGCGTGGCCGCTGACCGGGTTGCCGACCCTGTTGCCGACCCTGCTGCCGGGGCGGGCGCCGCGGCGCGGGCTCGATCCTCGGCAGTTCGAGGGTGATCTCGTTGGCCAGCGCCTGCGCCGAACCTACATCCACGGTCTCCGAGGGCGGCTTCGCGTCCTGCTCCTGCGCCGAGTGGGACTTCGATCGCGCTCCGATACGCGACAGCTTCCGCGCCAGCGAGTGGCTGGGCCGCTCGACGAAGCGGTAGCTCACCTCCACGACGGCGAAGGTGCACACGATGGCGATGGGCAGCGCGACGGCGAACGGCACGGCGGGACGCAACACCCCGAGCACCACGAACAGCACGAGGGCATGCAGCAGGTAGAGCGAGTAGCTTCGCTCGGACAGTTCGGTCCAGATGCGCCGTTGCTTCAGCTTGGGCTCGGCGAACATGCCGAGCAGGAAGCACGCCACCGCGAAGGCCAGCGCCAGGTTGTAGGAGTTGTCGATGCGGCCGACGTCGATGATGTCGGCCAGCACGTACAGCATCCACGCCAGCGCACCGAAGACACTGCCCACCCACAGCGGGATGCGCTTGGTCGTCACCGCCCAGATCGTCTGCCCGATGACCATGATGGGCAGGTAGGAGACGTTCACCGCGAACAGCGAGTACGACTCGTTCAGCGCGCTACGGCTCATCAGCACCACGAACACGAACGTCAACTCGATCGCGATCGTCAGCCACACCGAACGCCGCAGCACGGGCAACAGCACGAACAGCAGCGCGTAGAACAGCACCTCGATGATCATGGTCCAGGCCACCGGCATCAGCACCACCTGCGGATAGAGCAGGTAGTTGACCAGCATCCAGTTCGTGAACATCGTCCACGGCGTCAGCTCCTGTGACTGGCCCGTCGACTGCGGTTCCAGCTGCGCCCACAAAGCCAGGGACGTCAGCAGCAGCACGAAGCCGAGCGGAAGGTAGACCCGGACGAACCGGTTGATCGCGAACCGGCGATGCCCCTGCCGCAACGCGATCGGGGTAACCACGAACCCGCTGACGAGGAAGAAGAACGGTACCGAGAGCTGCCCGATGCCCTGCTTGGCCATGTGCATCGGTTCGCTGGTGAACGTCTCGATGAAGTCGATGACCGGCGCATGCTCCCCGTTGGCACGCACCCACGGGCCGGGGATGTGGGTGTAGAACACCAGCAGCGCCGCGATGGACCTGCCGATGTCGATGAAGGCGATCCGTGTCTTCTCCGGGGAGCCCGGCGAATCCGGTGTGGTCTGTACCCCCAGCCTGGCCACCCCCTGATGCCTGCCGTGCCGCCCTCGCGGCACACCGTAGGTCGTTGGCAGAGTAGCGCTCGCGGGCAGGTCGGCGAATCACAACCCGACAGATCACCCCCAACCGCCACATACTCGCCCCGCCGCGGCCGGGACGGCACCCGTAGTCTGTGCGGACGTGTCGACGAGTGAAAGACCTGTCCTCGACGGGAACCGGTTGCCAGAAGCTTCCGTGCCGCAGCCCGCCGTGGCCCCCGCCGCGCGCGGGCGGGCGTGGCTGGTCGCGCGGCTGTGGCCACCGCTGCGGGAGGCGCTGCCCGCACTGACGCTGTACTACTCGATCCAGGCGGTGGGATTCGCCGTGCTCGCCGTCATGGCGAGCCGCACTGGTGCAGGGCTGGCCGGACTGCTCTCCCAGCACGACGCCGCGTGGTACCTGCACATCGCGGGCAACGCCTACGACCAGGACGTTGTGCTTGACGCCGAAGGCAACCCGGCAGAGGTGAGCCTGGCGTTCTTCCCGTTGTATCCCGCGCTCGTCGCCACGGTTTCCGCACTCGGGCTCGACCCGATCGTGGCAGGGTTGCTGGTCACCTTCCTCGCTGGTGGCGCTGCCGCATGGGGGCTGTTCGTACTCGGCAGGGACCTCCTCGAGCGCAGGGCGGGCATCCTGTTCGCCGGGTTGTGGGCGATGGCGCCCGGAGCCGTCGTGCTGCACCTGGCCTACTCCGAGGCGCTTTTCGTCGCGCTGGCGGTGTGGACGCTCGTGGCGCTGCGACGCCGGTGGTGGCTGACCGCCGCCGTGCTCACCGTGGCCGCGGGGCTGACCAGGATCACCGCCGTGGCGCTGATCGCGGCTCTGGGCGTCGCCGCCGTTGTGGCGCTGCTGCGGCGTAACGGCGGGTGGCGCGCAGCGGCGGCGCTACTGCTCGCGCCGCTGGGGTTGCTCGCCCACCTCGGCTACGTCGGGTTGCGCGCGGGCAGGGCCGACGCCTGGTTCTGGCTGCAGAGCCAGGCATGGCACGTGCGGTTCGACGCGGGAGCGTTCACCGTGCGGCGGCTGCGGGAGGCGCTGTCGCAGGGCGGCTCGGCGGGCTGGGTGCTGCTGGTCGCGCTGGTCGTGCTCGCCTCACTGGTGTTGCTGCTGTGGTCGTACACCATGCGGCTGCCGCTGACCGCGCACGTCTACACCACGCTCGTGGTGCTCATGGCGTTGAGCTCCAGCGAGTTCTGGCAGAGCAGGCCGAGGTTCCTGCTGCCCGCGGTGACCCTGGCGTTTCCGGTCGCCGTCTTGCTGGCCAGGCTGCCGAGGTGTTCGCTGCTGGTGCTGCTGCCCTCAGGTGCGCTCGCGGCAGGGTGGTTCGGGGCGTACCTGCTCACCGTCGTGCCCATCAACCCGTGACCGGGCGGCGACGGTCAGGACGGCCGCAACCACAGCGTGACGAACGACCGCTCGTCGTCGCGCGCCCTGCGGATCAACGCCTCGTCCGGCTCGTCCTCCACGACGCCGCCCTCGGCGAGCACCACGCTCGGCCGGTAACCGAACTTGCGGTACGACAGCAGCACCTGGGCGGGGTCGTCACCGAGTTCGACGATCGCCTCGGGGCAGAACTCACACAGCACGTCGGGGCGGTCGCGTTCCAGCGTCTCCTGCAACCCCGCCAGCGCCCGATGGTCGCGGCCCTGCAGGTCCACCTTCACGAGGCTGACCGGCTGGCGCATCACCTCGACGTTGCCGTCGAGCCGCACGGCGGGCACCAGCGGACCGCCACTGCCGTCCTGTGCCCGCACCCGGTGGTCACCGCTGTTGGCTCCACCCGCGTGTACCAGCACCAGGCTGCCGTCGGTGTCCCAGGCGGCCGCCTCCAGCACCGTCACGAGCGCCGCCTGGTGGGAGGGCAGGTTGGCCGCGACGTTGCGGCGGAGGTAGCCCGCGTTCACCGGGTCGGCCTCCACCGCGACGACCTGTGTGACGTCCGGGCAGGAGCGCAGCAGGCGCAGCGTGTGGTAGCCGACGTGGGCGCCGATGTCCAGGAAAGCACCCGGCCGCCGTGCCGCCAGCCGTGCCAGCAGCGCGGCCTCGCTCTCCTCCCACGAGCGGTGATGCCGAATCCAGGGCAGCATCACCTCGTCGACGGGCAGCAGCAGCATGCCCGCGTCGCACACCACGACATCGGCACCGGCGGGCACGGGCGCGTGCCGCAACCTCGCCGCCTCGTGCAGCGCACCGACGTCTCTGGTGAGGCGCTGGATGGCGTGCTCGTCGTTGTCCAGCCTGCGGTCGCGGGCACGGAACATCTCGTGGATGGTGTGCTGGCGCGCGGCCACGTCCTCGGTGAGGTCGTCGACCCGCTGCCGCAGTTCCCGCAGTTCCAGCTGCTGCCGTGGAGCCCGCTCGGCGAGTTGGTCGAGTTGCTCGCGGGTCACCGTGTACCGCTTGGCGGTGGCCGCGGCCTCCTCCCTGCCGTGGTCGAGTGCGCTCTCCAGCGACTCGATCCGTCGCAGCAGCCGCGACATCGTGTCCTCGGCGCCCTCGAACAGGGTGGCGATCACCTTGCGCTGGTGCACGTCGTAATGGTCGATCGCGCGCAGCACGGCCTTGCGCACCGCGGGCGCCAGCGGTGTGCGCGAGGCGCTGCCAGGGTCGGGCTGCCATCGCAGCGCTTCCTTGGCGAGGTGCATCGGCACCAGCGGGTGTTCCGGTGGTTGTTGCCGCCGCTGCGCCTCGCGGCGGGCAAGCCAGGTCTCGTGTGCGCGACGCAGTTCGGTGCTCAGCCACTCCGCTGCCGCATCGACGGAGCGCGTCTTGAGGATGTGCTGCCTGGCGGCGGCGCCCCGAGCGGAGGCGGCTTGCGGGTCGTCGGCCACCTCGCGCATGGCGGCTGCCGCGGCGTCCAGGTCGGGGTCGGCCCACAGCGCATCGGCGTGGTAGGGGTAGCAGCCCTCACCGACCCGCACCATGCGACACGGAACGGGCCAGCCGGTGCGCTCGTCGAGGAACTCGGTGGTGCCGGAGTAGGCCGTGCTGATCACCGGAAGGCCACGAGCCATCGCTTCGGCGACCGTGAGCCCGAAGCCCTCACTGCGATGCAACGAGACGTAGCAGTCGCTGTTGTCGTACAGCTGCGCCAACTCCTCGACGCTGAGGTAGCGCTCGATGAGCCTGATCCTGCGGTCACCGGCGACGGCGAGGCGCAACCGCTCGGCGTCGTGTGGGTGCAACTCCGCGTTGATGGTCTTGACGACAAGGCGGACGTCGTCGCGGTCGCCGAAGGCGCGGCGAAACGCCTCCACGGTTGCCCACGGGTTCTTGCGTTGCGCGACGCTGTTGAAGTCGAACGCGAACAGGAAGGTGACCGGGTCACCCTCGCGCCTCGGCTTCCTGCGTGGCTCACCGGGATCGCGGACCGGAACCGGAATGGTTTTGACCGGGATGTCGGTGTGTGCCTGGAATGCCGCGCGGCAGAAGTCGCTGACGGTCCAGACCTCGTCGACCATCTGGAACGCCTCGTGCTGCCAGCTCGGGAAATCCTCGAGTTCCCACGCCCACAGGCCGATCCGGTACCGGTTGTGCATCACCTGCGGATGGTTGGCCATCGCCACCCGGGTCTGGTCGGCGTTCACCGCGAGCACGCTCACCCCGTACCGCGGCTCGCCGGTGGTTGCGGGCTTCTCCAGCGCCGTGCGGTTGGAGACCGCGCGTTCCTCCAGCACCGACGCCACGTCGACACCCGCGTGCCGGATCGCGTCGTGCACGATCCTGCCCATCTCGCCGAGTCCCAGTTCGGCGGTGAGGTAGCCCAGCAGGTTCACGCCGAAGTCCTCGTCGGGTTCCTGCGGCGTCGGCACGGCCACCGGCATCGCCCATCGGGGAAGCGCGCCCTCGACCGGACCGGACGACTCGCACCAGGAACGGAACCCAGCCGAGTCGCCACCGGTGGGGTGCGGGAACGCGAGTTGGAGGTCGATGCGGGACTCCCACACCGCGAGCGCCAACCGGTTCAGCCCCGCCGCCGCCTGGCCGTGGTCGGCGGGGGAGGCCAGCCATTCCCGTAGCGCGGCGCCCCCGTCCTCGCCGAACGCGTGTGGCGGCAGCGGTTCGCCCTTGAGCTCGGCCGCGATCCAGCCGTCGCGAAACACCCGCCTGCAGCCCGGTGGCAGCGGCGTACCGTCGCCGAAGGTGGCGTAGCCGTAGGGCACCGCGTCCAGTGTCTCGGCGTAGCCCGCGGCCTTCAGCGCGGCCCCGTAGACGTCACACAGCCTGCGCAGGGCGGGCCGCTGCGAGAGCAACACCCTCGGTTTGCGAGCGCAGTGGTAGGTCAGCAACCACGGGCGCTCCGGCCGGTACCCGCTGAAGTGGAAGAACCGAAGCGGGCGGCCGCCCGCGGTGACGTTGCCGTCGCTGTCGCGGACGACCTCGCGTTCGTGCAGGTTCCAGTACGCGACGTTGAAGCCGGGATCGGTGAGCACGGTGTGCCGAAACAGCGCGGGAACCTGGTCCACCCACCGCTGGTCGGTGAACAGCTGCCGCTCCGGCGCCACGATGGCGTCGTGGCGCAACCGGTCGGCCCAGAAGTCCAGAAAGCCTTCCGAACCCGGCCCCACACCGACGAAGCCGAGGTTGAAGATGCCGGTTCCCATGATGACCGCGTCGTCGGGTTCCTTGCCGTCCCTCGGCAGCGGTGAGGTGAAGTGTGGCGTCAGCACGATGGAGTGCTTGTTCGCCAGTTCGGCCACCTCGGGCATCGGTGCGAACACCTGGATGTCGGGGTCGAGGTAGACGGCGATCGGGTGGGTGCGGCGCAGCTCGCGAAGCAGGTACGGCTTGACCGCCGTCGCCAGCTCGGTCACCGAGTAGGCGGTCGCCATGCGCAGGTAGGTCTCGGTGTCGATGCCGAACGAGGAAGGCCCCACGATGCGGTAGCCGTCGGCGGAGGCGTCACCGGCACCGTCGATGACGGCGACCACGAACTCGTGGTCGGGGTGGTGGGTCAGGTAGGAGCGGGCCAGTACGCGTGCCGCGGGCAGGTAGTTGCGCGCGACGATGGTGCAGGCGACGACTGGGGGCCGCGGTCGCTGCTCAGCCATCGGCCGACAGCGCCCGCGTCTGCGCGTCGAGTACCTCGTCGAAGTCGGCCCGTGCCGAGTCGAGACCCTGCTCGCTGCTGACCTCCACCCGCACCAGCACGTCGCCGGAGAGGTAGTGCGCGCGCCACTGCGAGCGCCCGTCGCCGTTCGGCTCGTAGCCGGTGACAAGCACGCCGCTCGGCACGTTCTCGGTGACCTCTTCGGCGCCGTTGTTCACCTGGATGTCGGCGAGGCTTCGCACCTCTTCCTCCGCGGCCGCGGTGTCGCCGACCTGGGTCAGCAGCACCAGCGCGATGTTGCCGTTGTCGAGATGGTGCACGGCGAACTTGGCCTCACCCGGCGAGGTGCGTTCGTAGGCCTGCAACTCCTCGGAGTTGAGGTAGCTCAGGTCCGGAACGTGGGAGAAGTCCTTGACGTCGCTGTGGTCCTCCGCCTTGCCCGGCACGTCGCCAACCGGCAGCGGATCGGGCTCGGCCTGCGACGAGGTCGGTTGCTGCTGACTCGTGGACTGCTCCTGCGGTGCGGCCTTGTTGTCGGGCTGACCCCACAGCAGGAACGCGCCGACCGCGATCCCGGCGAGCACCACAACGGCACCGATGATCGCGAAGATCTTGCCCTTGCCGCCTCCGCCGGAGCCCTCGTCGAAGCCTTCCGGGCCCTGCGCGGTCCACTGCGCTGAACCCGAGGGGGCGATCGGCGGAAACTCGCCGCCCCACGGTGGACTCTGGTCCTGCTCGGGAGCGTTCCACGGTTGCTGTGGCTGTTGCGGCCCCTGCGGCTGCTGGAAGCCTGCAGCCGGCGAGACCGGTTGCTGCTGGAAGCCGCCAGCGGGGGAGGCGGGGCCCGGCTGTTGGAAGCCCGCGGCAGGCGAGTACATCCCAGGCTGCTGCTGCGGGGGGTGCTGGTACTGCTGCGGCTGCTGGTACTGCGGCTGCTGGGTCTGCCACTGCGGCACCGCCTGGGTGCGCTCCGAGGAGGAATCGGCCGGGGCGTTCACCGGAGAGATCACCTGCGTGGAGTCCGCGGTCGGACCGGCGTCCTGCTGCTCGCCCTGCTGCTGTGACTGTTGTCCCTGCTCCTGCTGCCCACCCTGCGGGGGCTGTTGCGCGGGTTGCGCCTGCCCCTCGGGGGCGGCGGCCGGGTCCTCGCCCTGCGAGACAGCCGAGGACAGAACCTGATCACGGCGAACGCGGTAGTCGTCCGCAGAGAGTCTGCCGGAAGCGAGTTCCTCGTCCAGCTTGCGCAACTCTTCCTGCCAGGACACCCTGGAACCCCCTGATCACTTGGCGGTGCCTCGCGCGGCGCCCGCGTCCGGTGTGGGCTTGTGGACGTGCCACATTTTGCACGCTGGCGCTACCCTGCGGCGGCTCGGGTCGAATTGTTCCCGTATTTCGATCGCCGTCCTCGCCACGTGAGCGGTCGTCAGGACCGGGGCAGCACCCGTTGTACCCCGTGCAACGTGTCACGAAGCCGCTGCCGCAACTCGCTTTCGGGGCTGTCGGCGGACTGTGACACCCCGACGCCGACCGCGTTGCCGTCGCTGACGTACCACACGACGCTCACCCTGCTCGCCGAGTCCGCCCTGCTGAGCACCGTCACGTCCGGCTCATCGGGCAGCGGCGAGGGTTCGAACCCCTCCGCCGTGACCGAGCGGGTAAGCGAGTCGGTGAGTTCGCTCGCCTGCCGCGCCGACGGTGTGGGCACGACCAGCACGGTGTATCCGTCGGTGAGGTCGGGCCCCTCCGCGGAGCTGCGGTAGACCACTTCTTCGGCCCCGCTGCGCCGCATCGCGTCGGCCTGCGCGGCGGGGTAGAGGCCCAGTTCGACGCCCCTGCTGACGGACATCGTGGAGTTGTGCGGGCTCGGCCGCCCCGGCAACGTCGGTAGCCGGTCATCGAGCGCGGGCCGGGGCTGATCCGGTTTGCTGCCCGCCACGGCGTGGCCCCGGGTGGGTTCTCCTCCGACGACCCCGAACCACCAGGCGCCGCCGATCACCACGGCGAGCGAGACGAGCACGGCGAAGCCGATCAGCAGCCAGGTTCGCCTGCCTCCGGCCCGCTGCGGCGGCGGACTCGGCGCTGCCCGTTGTGCCTGCTGTTTCACATTCGCGGCCGGGGTGGTCGGCACCTTGGTGATCGGCAGCGTCAACTCGGCGGGCGTGGGCGGGGCCGCCTTGGGGTAGGGCATCGAATCGGTGGCCCGCTCGTCGGCCGGGCTGGGAGCCGTCGTCGGAACGTCGGTGTCGAGCAGGCTCGACGAGCCCGGTTTCCGCTCGGCCTGGTCGCGCTCCGTCGCCGGGGCCGTACCCGCCCGGGGTGGCTCGGGGATGCCGGAGGCCTCCGCCAACACTTCCTCCCGCTGTCTGCGATGCTGCTCGACGGTGATGCCACCCTGTGCCAGTTCGGCGTCGAGGCGGCGCAACTGTTCCTGCCAACCCATCGCGGAAACCCCCTCGGCCAGTGCGGCGCGTACAGACTATTGCGCCACCCGTCCCAGTGACATCAGTTCGCTAGAATCGCAGTATGTCGTGGTTCGGCTCTCGGTTCAGCGGTGACAGGTCAGCTCTCGTCTCCGCCGAGGAAGCTCTGCCCGGTCGCGCCGAACCGCTCCCCGTGTCGCAGTGGCACGCGGTGCTGCCGCGTCGGCCCCTCAAACCACCGTTCCCGGACAACACCCGGACCGCCGTGTTCGGGCTCGGCTGCTTCTGGGGCGCGGAGGAGATCTACTGGCAACTGCCGGGGGTTTACACCACTGCCGTCGGATACGCGGGCGGGCATACCCCCAACCCCACCTACGAAGAGGTATGCACCGGTCGCACCGGCCACACCGAGGCGGTGCTCGTGGTGTACGACCCCGAGCAGGTGGCCTACGAGGCGCTGTTGAAGGTCTTTTGGGAAAACCACGACCCGACGCAGGGAATGCGGCAGGGCAACGACCTCGGCAGCCAGTACCGCTCCGCGATCTACTACACCGACGATGCGCAGCACGAGGCGGCCGTGAAATCCATGGCGGCGTTTCAGGGTGCACTGCGCGAGGCGGGCCACGGCGAGATCACCACCGAGGTCGCACCGCTGTTGGAGTTCTACTACGCCGAGGACTACCACCAGCAGTACCTGCACAAGGTGCCCAACGGCTACCGCTGCCACTCGCTGACCGGGGTCAGCTTCCCCACCGACGGCTGAGCGACCCGGCGTGGTGACGCGATCGTGACTGCGCCTGAGTAGCGGTACTCAAGACAACCCGTGGCCGCGCGGCGGATCGTCGTGGCATGAGTACTCAACCCAAGCTTTCCGGCACCACCAACGCGTTCTTCGTGCAGTCGACGATCTCGTTCGGCGTCGCGCTCGTCGCCGTGTCGTTCGGCATCGCCTACCTGCCCGTGGACGGTTGGGTGCGGGCATTCCTGGCCATCGGCATGCTCTACACCGTCACCTCGGCGTTCGGGGTGGCCAAGTGTGTCCGCGACAGGCAGGAAGTGACGGAACTGTCGAGCCGGATAGATCAGGCGCGCCTTGAGAAGCTGCTCGCCGAACACGACCCGTTCAAGGTCGAAGCCTGAGTGTGGAGCGGACGACGGGATTCGAACCCGCGACCCTCACCTTGGCAAGGTGATGCGCTACCAGCTGCGCTACGTCCGCATTGCACTGCCGAACTGACCCGTGCGTGGCACAGTCTATACCCACGGCCGCGGGAGCTCACGAGTGGGACCGGATCGGTTGGCATTTGGTCACGTCGGCGGCACGGGACGTGACGCCGCTCGCATGGCTCCGTATGGTGTTCGACGTTCGACCACAAGGGCTATGCCCCGGAGGGAGTGCCTGGCGGGATGGGTCATGCGATCTCCGGATCCGACGAACCGGCCCTGCTGCAACGCATTCGCCTCGGCGAGGACGAGGCATTCGGCACGCTGTTCGAGATACACGTGTCGGCGGTGCGGCGGCTGGCTCGCGGAATAGCGTCCGACAGTTCCGAAGCCGAGGACATCACTGCCGAGACGTTCTTCCGCGTCCTGCAGGCACTGCGCAGGGGCAACGGACCACGGGACAACGTGCGTGCCTACCTGCTCACGGTCGCGCGCCGCGTGGCGTGGGAGTGGCACGGTGCCAGGCGTGACGTTCCCGTGACCGACGAGGAGCTCACCAGCCGCGCCGGTTCCGGGGCCGACCCGCAAAACCGCACGGCGGAGGCCACGCTGATCACCCGCGCGTTCTCCAGCCTGCCGGAACGCTGGCGCAGCGTGCTGTGGCAGACCGAGGTCGAAGGCGAGCAACCCGCTGTGGTGGCGCCGCACTTCGGACTCAGCCCCAACGCCACCGCGGCGCTCGCGCGCAGGGCGCGGATCGGGCTGCGCGCGGCCTATCTGCAGGCGCACCTGGCCGCCGACGGTGGCCGCAGCGCGGAAGGTTGCAGGCCGGTGCTGGAAAAGCTCGGCGGCTTCACCGCGGGCAGTGTCACGGGAGCGGAGGCCAGGAAGGTCGAGGCCCATCTCGGCACGTGCTCCAGCTGCAGGCAGACCCACGACGAACTGCGCGAGGTGTGCTCTTCGCTGCGCGCGCACGCGGGTGCGGTGGTGCTGCTTGTCCCGGCGTCGGGGCTGGCGCTGGCCGCGGGCGCGGCGGGTCTGGGGACCACCGGCACGGCGGGCGGCACCGCGGGCGCGGCGGGCGTTGGTGGTGGTGCCGCCGTGGGTGGTGGCATCGGCGGCACGATGGCCGCCATGGGTGCCAACCTCAAGATCGGGCTCGCGTTGGCGTCCACGGCCGCGGCGGGTGCCGTCGGCATGGCGGCGGGCCCGCTGGCCGATGACCACGGGGAGGTTATCGGCCTGCCTGGTGACGGTGCGGTCGAGCTGCGTATCGCCGATCCTTCGCCAGGTGCGGACCGCTCGGACTCGGCCAGGGTGTCGATCGTGGAACCAGCCGCGTACGAGGCCTCCGTGCGGGCAGGGCAGTCGCGGCTGCACCCGGCGCCTGCCGGGCAAGGCCCCAGCGAGTACCAGATCCCGCCCGGCGTCGAGATCGCCGGTGAGGCCACGAAAGCGCGGGGTCCGCGCGCGGGCGGAACCGAGTTGCCTGCCGAACCGGGCAATGCCGCAGGCGACCGGGGGAGCGCAGGCAACGCGGAGCCGGGACGACCGCGTGGCGACCCGGGCGCGCAGGCTGGAACCCCGGCGCGCTCACCAGGCTCTTCCTCGGTCGCCGCCGCCAAATCGACCACTCCGCCGCCCTCCTCCGGCTCGCAGCCCGGGTCGGGCCGCGAGCCCGGCACGAGCCAGTCGCCGCCGCCTGGATCCTCGGCAGGCCGGTCACCGTCGGGCAGCTCCACCGAGCCATTTGATTCCCGGTACGGCGAACCTGGGTACGGGCAGCCGAGGTACGGGGAGCAACGGTACGGGGAACCCCGATACGCCCGCTCGCGCGACCGTGAGCAGGAGGCGGACAGCGCCGCGCCCGACACCCGAGACGACTGGTGCCGGTGGCCTGCGTGGCAGCGCGGCGGCCAAGACCACGCCGACGGGTGCGGCGACTGAAGTGCGCGGGCCTCCCATCGGGTCCAAGATCACGGTACCGTTGCGAAAGTACGTGCTCGGTCGGGCTTGCGGAGGAATACGATGAACCGGCTGGTCCAGGGCTCCGACGGCCGGGACTGGGTGATTCGGGCCCAGATGGAGTGGCGGCGACCCGCCACGGCCGACGACTTCGAGCATGATGTCGCGGCCAGCTACGCCCCCGGCATCGCCATGGGCGTGGTGGCGTTGACGCTTGCGATCGTACTGATCGCGTGGATGCCCGAGGACGTCGTCGTGCCCAGTTGGGTGCCGCTGGCCCTGCTGCTCGTCGCGCTGTTCTTCCCGCTGCGATGGGTGCTGCGCAGGCCGTGGACGATCGTGGCCGAGACCGACGGCGACGCGACCGGCGAGCGACCTTCGGAGCGTTGGGTCGGCACGGTACGCGGCATCTTCGCCGTGCGCGGCGAGGTGCACCGCATCGCCAAGTCCATCCAGCGACACGACCTGCCCGATTTCGACGGGCCGCTGCATCCGGTCGAGTAGCCATGCCCGAGTTGCCCGAGGTCGAGGCCATCGCCCACCACCTCCGCGAACACGCGGTGGGCCGCACCGTGACCCGGGTGGACGTCGCTTCGCTGACGGTGCTCAAGACCGTCAGCCCGTCCTGGACCGACCTGCACGGTCGCGAAGTGACCGGCGCGACTCGGCACGGAAAGCACCTCGACCTCGAATGCGGGCAGGCGCACCTCGTGGTGCACCTGGCCCGCGCGGGCTGGCTTCGTTGGTCCGACTCGCTGCCCGCCGCGCCGCCGAGGCAGGGAAAGGGCCCGCTCGCGCTGCGGGTGCACCTGGGAGGCCCCGGGTTCGACCTC encodes:
- the msrA gene encoding peptide-methionine (S)-S-oxide reductase MsrA, producing MSWFGSRFSGDRSALVSAEEALPGRAEPLPVSQWHAVLPRRPLKPPFPDNTRTAVFGLGCFWGAEEIYWQLPGVYTTAVGYAGGHTPNPTYEEVCTGRTGHTEAVLVVYDPEQVAYEALLKVFWENHDPTQGMRQGNDLGSQYRSAIYYTDDAQHEAAVKSMAAFQGALREAGHGEITTEVAPLLEFYYAEDYHQQYLHKVPNGYRCHSLTGVSFPTDG
- a CDS encoding YiaA/YiaB family inner membrane protein, giving the protein MSTQPKLSGTTNAFFVQSTISFGVALVAVSFGIAYLPVDGWVRAFLAIGMLYTVTSAFGVAKCVRDRQEVTELSSRIDQARLEKLLAEHDPFKVEA
- a CDS encoding sigma-70 family RNA polymerase sigma factor; this encodes MGHAISGSDEPALLQRIRLGEDEAFGTLFEIHVSAVRRLARGIASDSSEAEDITAETFFRVLQALRRGNGPRDNVRAYLLTVARRVAWEWHGARRDVPVTDEELTSRAGSGADPQNRTAEATLITRAFSSLPERWRSVLWQTEVEGEQPAVVAPHFGLSPNATAALARRARIGLRAAYLQAHLAADGGRSAEGCRPVLEKLGGFTAGSVTGAEARKVEAHLGTCSSCRQTHDELREVCSSLRAHAGAVVLLVPASGLALAAGAAGLGTTGTAGGTAGAAGVGGGAAVGGGIGGTMAAMGANLKIGLALASTAAAGAVGMAAGPLADDHGEVIGLPGDGAVELRIADPSPGADRSDSARVSIVEPAAYEASVRAGQSRLHPAPAGQGPSEYQIPPGVEIAGEATKARGPRAGGTELPAEPGNAAGDRGSAGNAEPGRPRGDPGAQAGTPARSPGSSSVAAAKSTTPPPSSGSQPGSGREPGTSQSPPPGSSAGRSPSGSSTEPFDSRYGEPGYGQPRYGEQRYGEPRYARSRDREQEADSAAPDTRDDWCRWPAWQRGGQDHADGCGD